CGAATGCGGGTAGCGGCCCTTGTTGGCGCCGGGAATCAGGCGGATCGGTCCAAAGCTTCTTTCGGGCATTCGAGCGTGCGCGGCGGCAATGGCGAGGCCGCCATTATCGCGCAGCCGGGCGCACGCCTGCGAGCCAATCCGGCAGCATGCGCGCCAGCGTGTTGTCGCCCTTGACGAAGTGGTGCCAGAAGGCGGCGACGGCGTGGAAGGCGATCAGCCCGATCGCGATGTTGCCGACGACCTCGTGCGCCTCCTTGAGCGTCTTGCCGAGGGCCTTGTTCTCGGCCAGGAACACCGGCAGCGGCGTGCCGAGAAAGGCGAGCGGCTTGCCGCCGGCCTGCGCCATGGCGACGCCGAGCACCGGCAGGGCCAGCATCGAGGCGTAGAGCGCCACGTGCATCAGGGCCGCCAGGCGGGCTTCCCAGGCCTGCGGCGCCGGGGCGATCGCCGGCGGCGGATTCGCCGCGCGCCAGGCCAGGCGCAGCGCGGCCAGGCCGAACAGCAGCATGCCGATCTGGATGTGCAGCATCATCAGTCCCTTGCGTTCGCTGCTGTCCTTCGGGAAGAACTCGTGCAGTTCGACGAAGACGATGATCGCGATGACCAGGGCGGCGATGCCCCAGTGCAGGACGCGCGAGACGGTGCCGTAGCGGCTGCTGTCGTTTTTCAGGGCCATGCTTTTCTCCTGCGAAAGATGTCGCAGGCAATCCTGGGCGCCGCGCCTTAAGGCAGCCTTAATCAGCCGGCCTCGCTCTCCTCCATCGAGGTGATTTCCCGCGTCCAGCCCAGCGCCTCAAGGGCGGCCTCGGTCACCTGGCCGGCATCGATCCCGCAGCGGGCGGCGGCCTCGCCCAGCCGCGCCTCGTCGTTGCTCTCGTAGGCCATCGCCAGTTCAAGGGTGTCGCGCCAGGCCGAGGGTTGCCCGAGCAGGGCGTCCCGCACCGGTTCGGGCAGCTGGACGCGGGCGACGATCTCGGCCAGCGGCTGGCCGAGCAGCACGTCGAGCAGGGAAAACAGGCCGAGCAGGAACAGGTCGTTGGCCACGGGCGGTATGGCGCCCTGGCCGGACAGGCTTTCGAGGAAGCGGCCGCGCGTCAGGGCCTGTTCGGCGAGGATGCGTTCCCGGTAGCCCTGGTCGCGCACGCTGAACAGCAGCAGGGACAGCCAGCGGTAGAACTTGTCGCGGCCGATGATGAGCAGCGCCTGCGAGACCGACGCGATCTTCTGCTGCAGGCCGAGCAGGGGCGAGTTGAGGTAGCGCAGGAGCTTGAAGGTCATGACCGGCTCCTGGCGCATGTGGTCGGCGATGACGTCGTACTCCGCCCCCTGGCGCACCAGGTTGAGCAGCGTGATGAAGTGCAGGCGGTCGACGTCGCTCTTCGGCGCCCGCCAGTTTTCCCGGCTGGTGACGAAGGGCCCCTGGAAGTAGTCGAAGCCGCCGTTGAAGCAGAGGTTGAAGTCGTCGAAGGTCAGCAGGTTGCGGGCGATGAAGGCGGCCTTTGGCAGCCCGGCCGTGCGCATCCCGGAGAGATCGCGCATGACGCTGCGGATCTGCAGTCCGTCGAAGGCGAGGGCGTCGACCTGCAGCATGTCGGCGTCGGCCATGAGCGGGGAGACGGGCGTCTGCGGCGCACGCAGGAGCCAGCCGATCCTGGCGCCGCGCTGCCTTTGCCTTGCCAGCGCCCCGGCCAGGTCCGCCGGCAACTCCGGAGTGTCGCCGCTGTCGAGGACCAGCACCGTGTTGGCTGGGGACAGCCGGTCGATCAGCGGATTGAGGAGCGAAGCCGGGGAGAGGTGCACGAAGGCGATGCGGTTGCCGAGCAGGTTCTGGATGTCGTGCAGCGCGATATTCCGCAGCAGCGCGTCGTCGTAGATGCGGTGCAGCAGCTGGCTTTTCTCATGCAGGCGAGACTGCAGGCGCTCAGGCAGGGAGAACTCGTAGCCGGCGATCTTTTCCTGCCGGTCGAGGACCGCTTCGCGACAGACGAAGCTGCGTCTGTCCGCCGCCAGATCGGGTGCTTTCGCCTTGAGCGGCGCAAGCTCGTTGAGGCGATCGAAATCCGAAGGCACCTCCACCGGCGCGCCTGCCTGGCTCCCGCCGCCGAACAGTTTGAACAGCTTGCCGAACACCGTTTTCTCCCTGTGCCACTTGTTATTCGATGATCTTGTTGATCGGCAGCTCGATGATGCCGCGCGCGCCGGCCGCGTAGAGCTTCGGGATCAGCTCGCGCACCTGCTTCTCGGCAACCACCGTGCTGAGGTCCACCCAGGCGGGATCGGACAGCGTGGATACCGTCGGCGTGGCCAGCGCCGGCAGGATCTGGAGCACGGCGTCGACGCGGTCCTTCGGCACGTTCATCGCCAGCAGTACGCGCGTGGCGGCGGCGATGGCGCCCTTCAGCAACATCAGCATGCGGTCGATCTTGGCGCGCTTCCAGGCGTCCCGCGCCGCCGCGCGGTTGGCGATGAAGCGCGGCGTGCTCTCCAGCACGACGTGCATCACGCGCAGCTGGTTGGCGCGCAGCGAGGAGCCGGTCTCGGAGACGTCCACGATGGCGTCGGCGAGGATCGGCGGCTTCACCTCGGTGGCGCCCCAGGAGAATTCCACGCTCGCAGTCACGCCGTGCTCGGCGAGGAAGCGCTTCGTCATGCCGACCGCCTCGGTGGCGATGTGGCGGCCCTCGAGGTCCTTGACGCTGTCGAAGGGCGAGCCTTCCTTGGAGGCCATCACCCAGCGCACCGTGCCGTAGTTGGGCCAGGGCGCGCGCAGGTCGGCCAGTTCCTCGACGTCGGCGCCGGTCTCCAGCATCCAGTCCAAGCCGGTGATGGCGCAGTCGAGCACGCCCTGCTCGACGTAGCGCGCCATCTCCTGCGGACGGATGAGGATGCATTCGATTTCCGGATCGTCGATGTCCGGGTAGTAGGAGCGGCCGGAAATGCGCAGGTCGAAGCCGGCGCGCTGGAACAGCTTCTGTGTTGTGTCCTGCAGGCTGCCCTTGGGGATGCCGAGGCGCAGGCGGGGAGCGGTGGCGGTCATTTCCTTCTCCAGGTCGAAGCCGCCATCGTATCATCGTTGCCTGTAGGGTTATCCCGGTGCATCATTGCCCCGTCATGTTCACCCTGCCCAACCTCATCACCATCGCCCGCGTGCTGCTGATCCCGGTGGTGGCCTTCCTCCTGCTCGACCACGACTACAAGCTTGCCTTCGCCGTCTTCATGGCTGCGGCTATCGGCGATTGGCTCGACGGCTTCCTCGCCCGGCGGCTCAACCAGATGTCGCAGCTCGGCGCCGTGCTCGACCCGATCGCCGACAAGATGACCATGATGATCGTTGCCATCCTGCTGTCGGCGCAGGGCATGCTGCCGATCTGGCTGGCGGTGGTGATCGTCATGCGCGACGCCATCATCGTTGCCGGCGCGGTGGCTTACCGCTTCGTCGTCGGACACATCGAGATGGCGCCGACGCGCCTGTCGAAGGCCAACACCTTCCTCGAGTTCGGCGTCCTCGCCCTGGCCATGGCGCAGGCGGGGCAGGTGGTCGATGCCGAGGTCTGGCTGATGCCGCTCTTCATCCTGCTGTTTGCGTCGGTTCTCATCTCCGGTGCCCACTATGTCTGGGTCTGGCGGAGGAAGGCGATCGAGGATGGGCGGCGCGCCGGCTGAATCCGCATCGCCCGGCCATTGGTTGCGACCTGAAGAAAAAGCTTGTCATTCCGGGCCATAGCGTCCAAAATTGGGCGGTCGAGTGGTTCCTGGCAAGCTCTATCGGCTCCCGTCCCGGGGGCTTCTGCGATTTTCTCCGATGGGTCATTTGATGCTGCGCGCAATATCGCGAGTGGCTTTACTCATTGATTCAATACAGGAATATCATGGCTATCACAGGTACCGTCAAGTTTTTCAACCCCGCCAAAGGCTTCGGCTTCATCACGCCCCAGGACGGTTCCAAGGATGTCTTCGTGCACATCTCGGCGGTCGAACGCGCCGGTCTGGCGACACTTGCCGAGAACCAGCGACTGTCGTTTGAAGTCGAGACCGGCAAAAACGGCAAGGTTGCCGCCGTCAACCTGAAGGCGCTGTAATCGGTCGCGATACCCTTGCGGAATAAGGAGATTTTCCGATGAATGGAATCCTGGAATGTCTTAAGCGTCACGGCGAACAGCTCGACTGGGAGATCGCCGCGTCAACCGGAATGTCGCTTGAGAACGTGCGCCAGGCGGTGTCCCACTTGTCTGCGCGCGGGGATGTCATCGTATGCCGTTCGATCCGCTTCAAGAACGGCAAGGAAATCGAAGCCATGCTTTGCCGGGTATCCGGCTATATTCCCCCGGCCATCCCGGGCAGGAAACCCAAGGCCACGCCCGTCAGGAAGTAGTTTCCCGAAGCCTGCCCGAGAGGAAAGGCCGACGGTCGCTACCTGCACATCCCGTAGCATGCATCGCCGCTATTTGCCGATTGTTGTGGCCATGGCGCTGCCGCTGGTCGGCTGCAAGGACGGCGCAGATGCGTTTTTCTCCGGACGGCCGTCCGGAATGTCCATGGTCCACAACCGCATCATCGCCGGCACGCCCGAGGCGATGGTCGAGCTGTTGCGGGTTCCTTCCCGATTTCCCGATGCAAAGGAATCGCATGTCGCGAACTGGCAGGAATCTGCCATCGCCTGGTGGGGACGCCCCGACAAGCGCGGCGCCATGATCGCCTCGGCGAAAAAGCTGTCGCGCGAGGAAACCCAGGCCTTGAAGGCATGGCTGCGGCTGCGGGACGGGCAGCGCAGCGCGGAAAAGGCCGGGGCGCTCGACGAAATCGAGGCTGCGTTATCGCTGCTGCCGTAGATACGCTTCGTAGGAGGCATCGCCTTCGGCGTAGCTGACATAGCCGGCGACGACGGCGATGCCGAGGACGAAGCCGGCGAAGAGCCTTCTCTTTCCGGTGGCGAAGGCGCAGGGGATGGCCGCAAGCAGCCCCGCCAGGACCAGACAGAACAGCCTTCCGGCCGGCGAGCCGATGCTGCCGCCGGCAATCAGGAGAATGATTGAGAGCCAGGTCAGTGCGCTGGCCGAGGAGGGGGCAATTTTCATGAGGGGGTCGCCGGGGCTGCGGTTTTCATCCGGACGTCCCACCATCCGGGACGCCGGTGCGGAATAATACCGGCTCTTGCAATTTACAGAAGGAGAACCTGCCTGTACGGGCGGGTGCCGCGATGGTCAAATCCAGGTTTCGCCAGTTTGCGTGCCTGCTGGCACTTGCTTCCCTGTCTGCCCTAGGCGCCGAAGATCGATGCGGCCTCAAGCCCGAGTCGGGGCAGTGCAAAGGACGTTTCTCCCACTTCTTCTTCGATGCCGCCCACGGGCAATGCCGTGAATTCTTTTACGGGGGGTGCGGCGGCGTCGTGCCTTTCGAGACGCAGGCCGACTGCGAGCGAGAGTGCCTGAAAGACAGGCCCGGACGCGAGGAGTACGAGATCTACAATACGGTGCTCGGGGATGCGAACCGGCTGTTCGACGTGGCGGCGCCTGCCCGCGCCGTCGGCCGTGCCACCATCGCCGTGGAGCCTTTGGATGCCGGCAAGGTGAGCTACCTGGCCAGGCTGGGCCTGCAGGTCGATGCCGGGCTGGTCGAGGATTTCAACCGGAAGCGGGCACTGCAGGACGAGTTGTCTGCCGCACTCGTGCGGCCGCCCATGGCGGTGAAGGATTGGAAACCTTCACGCCTGGGCGGAGAACTGGAGATCCTGAGAGTGTCCCGCGTCGGGTTCGACAAGGCGGGGCGGCGCGCACTGCTCGTCGTCGCCTACACCTATATCAACCAGGAGGCGTTCTACGATGCGGGCACGTATGTGCTCCTCGAGGCGGCACCCGACGGCTGGCGGGTGGTCGGCACGGCGAGGGCGTGGCTGAAATTCTCCTGAAGGAATACGAGGGGCATCGGACGATGCGGCAAGGAAAAGCAGGCATGAGGTGGTGGGCTGCGGTGGCGCTGGCATTGATGGCGCGCGCCGCATCCGCCGGACTGCTGGTGACCGAGGTGGTCGGCAGGGCGGAGGTCGAAGGACAGGGCGCCGTGAACACGCTGGCGGAGATTCCGGAAGGCGCGCGCCTGGCGGTTGCGGCCGGTGCGCGGGTCGCGCTGGTGCATCTGAAGAACGGGCGGGAATTCCTGCTCAAGGACGGCGGCAGATATGTCGTCACCGCCGAGGGCATCGAGGGCGCAGGAGGCAAGGCGGTCGAGGTGCTTTCCCTGCCGGTCGCGAATCTTCCTGCGGTGCGGGTGGTGCCTAGCCGGGTGGCGCAGGCCGCCGTTGTGATGAAGGAAGTCGGTCTTGGCCGCCCGGGATTGGGCGAGATCCTGGAGGAGGAGTCCTGGCTGGTTTCGCCTGTGGACACCACCGTGATCACGGACATGCCGGCATTCGCCTGGAACGCCGTGCCGGGCGCCGGCCGCTACATCCTGACGGTGATGGCACCCGATGGCGCCACGCGCTGGGCCGGCTCGACCGGCGAGACGCGAGCGGCGCTGCCGGCCGATCTCAGGCTGGCGCCGGGCAGCGGCTACACCTGGAAGGTCGAGGCAATGCAGGCGGGCAAGCCGCTGGCGACCGCCACGGCGACGTTTTCCGTCGCTCCCGCCGGGGTGATGGAGCGCCTTGCCCGGCTCAAGCCCGGCGCGGATGCGCCGTTTGCCCGTCGTGTGCTGTATGCCGCGCAGCTGCGCGAGGCCGGCGCGACGGAAGAAGCGAAACGGATGTGGACGGCTCTGTCGCACGAGCGTCCCGATGACGCGGTGCTGAGGCGGCTGGCGCGGCCCTAACTCAAGCGCTCGCTTCGCGTTCCGTCTTCTTCGCCTCGGCCAGCAGCCAGTCGGCAAAGCGGTCCACCTCCGGCCGCACGGCGCGCTGCGCCCTCACCAGGAAGTAGGCGCGCGCGGCGATGCGCTGGCGCGGGCCGCGCAGGGGCTTCAGTTTCTTTGCCGCGATCAGCTTCGCCACCAGCGGGCCGCGCCCGAGCGCGATGCCGCGGCCGTCCTCGGCGGCGCGGATCATCTGATCGTACTGATTGAACTGCAGCACCGCCTTGGGCCTGGCATGCGCGAGCCCGAGGCCGACGAGCCACGGCTCCCATGCAAACCAGGGCGCCTTCTGTCCGTTGTCGAAGGCCAGCAGCGTCAGTTTGGCCAGATCCTCCGCCCGCAGCACGGCGGGCAGCTTCGCCGCCAGTTTCGGCGCGGCGACGGGAAACACTTCCTCCTCGAAGAGCAGGGCGGCGCCGGCCGGCGCCGTCTCCGGCGCGATGTAGCGCAGGGCGAGGTCGATGTCCTCGCGCTCGAGGTCCACCATGCGGTTGTCGGCGGAGAGCCGCACGTCGACGTCCGGCTCCCGTTCCTGGAAGGCCGCCAGCCGCGGCACCAGCCACAGCGAAGCGATGCCGACAGCCGCCGAGACGTTCACGCGCGGGCGCCGCTGCGCGGCCTTCAATCCGGCGCAGACCTCGGCCAGGCGCTCGAGCGTTTCGGCAACGGCGCGCGCGAGCACCTCGCCCTCCGGCGTCAGGCTCAGGCGCCGCGCCTCGCGGCGGAACAGCTTGACGCCGAGCTGCTCCTCCAGCGTCTGGATCTGCCGGCTGATCGCCGACTGGGTCAGGAACAGTTCGCCGGCAGCCTTGGTGAAACTCAGATGGCGCGCGGCGGCCTCGAAGCCCTTGAGCGGATCGAGGGAGGGCAGGCTGGCTTTATTCATGAGAAATATTCATGCATTGGATTCGGATTACTCGTTTGCGGATCACATGGTCGATGCCTATCCTGACAGCACGTGCAACGGCATTTGCCCATGCATGTTACGCATGGAGGATAAAATCATGGCGAGAATTGTGCAAGAGACCCGCTACGAACTGGCCGATGGCGAACTGCTGGCCCTCGACTGCATCGAGGGCCGGGAACTGGCCTGCCGCTCCGGCGAGTTGTGGATCACCGTCGACGGCCGCGCCGAGGACATCATCCTCGGCCCTGGCCAGCGCTGGCTGGCGGAGGATCGCGCCCCAGTGGTGGTGTCGGCACTGAAGGATTCGTTGCTGGTCGTCACGCGCAAGTGTGACCAGGCATCGCGCGGGCGCGCCGAGGGACTGCTGTCGCAGTTGCTGCGCTGGCGTCACGCGCCTCTGGCCTCCCTGCCGGCTGCGCTGTTGCGCTGAGGAGGACCGGGACATGCCCTTCCTCGATATCCGCCTCTCCGCACCCTGCCTGCCGGAGAAGGTGGCGCAGACCGCCGCGCGCATGACCGACCTCACCGTGGAGATCCTCGGCAAGCGGCGCGAGGTGACCGCGGCGGTGGTGCAATGCGTCGCGACGGGCCACTGGACCATAGGCGGCGAGTCGCTCAACGTCGCCGGCGAAGGCAGCTTCTTCCTCGAGGCGAACGTCACTGCGGGAACGAACACGCCGGCGCAGAAGGCGGCCTTCGTTGCTGCCGCCTTCGCCGCGGCCGAGGCCATCCTCGGCCGCCTCGACGCGGCGAGTTACGTCATCGTGCGAGAGATTCCGGCGGAGGCCTGGGGCTATCAGGGAAGGACGCAGGCAGCGCGTGCCGCGCAAGAGGTCGAAGTTGCCGCCTAACCCTGGGG
The window above is part of the Denitratisoma sp. genome. Proteins encoded here:
- a CDS encoding cytochrome b produces the protein MALKNDSSRYGTVSRVLHWGIAALVIAIIVFVELHEFFPKDSSERKGLMMLHIQIGMLLFGLAALRLAWRAANPPPAIAPAPQAWEARLAALMHVALYASMLALPVLGVAMAQAGGKPLAFLGTPLPVFLAENKALGKTLKEAHEVVGNIAIGLIAFHAVAAFWHHFVKGDNTLARMLPDWLAGVRPAAR
- a CDS encoding HDOD domain-containing protein gives rise to the protein MFGKLFKLFGGGSQAGAPVEVPSDFDRLNELAPLKAKAPDLAADRRSFVCREAVLDRQEKIAGYEFSLPERLQSRLHEKSQLLHRIYDDALLRNIALHDIQNLLGNRIAFVHLSPASLLNPLIDRLSPANTVLVLDSGDTPELPADLAGALARQRQRGARIGWLLRAPQTPVSPLMADADMLQVDALAFDGLQIRSVMRDLSGMRTAGLPKAAFIARNLLTFDDFNLCFNGGFDYFQGPFVTSRENWRAPKSDVDRLHFITLLNLVRQGAEYDVIADHMRQEPVMTFKLLRYLNSPLLGLQQKIASVSQALLIIGRDKFYRWLSLLLFSVRDQGYRERILAEQALTRGRFLESLSGQGAIPPVANDLFLLGLFSLLDVLLGQPLAEIVARVQLPEPVRDALLGQPSAWRDTLELAMAYESNDEARLGEAAARCGIDAGQVTEAALEALGWTREITSMEESEAG
- the hisG gene encoding ATP phosphoribosyltransferase, whose amino-acid sequence is MTATAPRLRLGIPKGSLQDTTQKLFQRAGFDLRISGRSYYPDIDDPEIECILIRPQEMARYVEQGVLDCAITGLDWMLETGADVEELADLRAPWPNYGTVRWVMASKEGSPFDSVKDLEGRHIATEAVGMTKRFLAEHGVTASVEFSWGATEVKPPILADAIVDVSETGSSLRANQLRVMHVVLESTPRFIANRAAARDAWKRAKIDRMLMLLKGAIAAATRVLLAMNVPKDRVDAVLQILPALATPTVSTLSDPAWVDLSTVVAEKQVRELIPKLYAAGARGIIELPINKIIE
- a CDS encoding CDP-alcohol phosphatidyltransferase family protein is translated as MFTLPNLITIARVLLIPVVAFLLLDHDYKLAFAVFMAAAIGDWLDGFLARRLNQMSQLGAVLDPIADKMTMMIVAILLSAQGMLPIWLAVVIVMRDAIIVAGAVAYRFVVGHIEMAPTRLSKANTFLEFGVLALAMAQAGQVVDAEVWLMPLFILLFASVLISGAHYVWVWRRKAIEDGRRAG
- a CDS encoding cold-shock protein, coding for MMAITGTVKFFNPAKGFGFITPQDGSKDVFVHISAVERAGLATLAENQRLSFEVETGKNGKVAAVNLKAL
- a CDS encoding ArsR family transcriptional regulator; protein product: MNGILECLKRHGEQLDWEIAASTGMSLENVRQAVSHLSARGDVIVCRSIRFKNGKEIEAMLCRVSGYIPPAIPGRKPKATPVRK
- a CDS encoding BPTI/Kunitz domain-containing protein, coding for MVKSRFRQFACLLALASLSALGAEDRCGLKPESGQCKGRFSHFFFDAAHGQCREFFYGGCGGVVPFETQADCERECLKDRPGREEYEIYNTVLGDANRLFDVAAPARAVGRATIAVEPLDAGKVSYLARLGLQVDAGLVEDFNRKRALQDELSAALVRPPMAVKDWKPSRLGGELEILRVSRVGFDKAGRRALLVVAYTYINQEAFYDAGTYVLLEAAPDGWRVVGTARAWLKFS
- a CDS encoding LysR substrate-binding domain-containing protein, which codes for MNKASLPSLDPLKGFEAAARHLSFTKAAGELFLTQSAISRQIQTLEEQLGVKLFRREARRLSLTPEGEVLARAVAETLERLAEVCAGLKAAQRRPRVNVSAAVGIASLWLVPRLAAFQEREPDVDVRLSADNRMVDLEREDIDLALRYIAPETAPAGAALLFEEEVFPVAAPKLAAKLPAVLRAEDLAKLTLLAFDNGQKAPWFAWEPWLVGLGLAHARPKAVLQFNQYDQMIRAAEDGRGIALGRGPLVAKLIAAKKLKPLRGPRQRIAARAYFLVRAQRAVRPEVDRFADWLLAEAKKTEREASA
- a CDS encoding DUF2917 domain-containing protein; this encodes MARIVQETRYELADGELLALDCIEGRELACRSGELWITVDGRAEDIILGPGQRWLAEDRAPVVVSALKDSLLVVTRKCDQASRGRAEGLLSQLLRWRHAPLASLPAALLR
- a CDS encoding tautomerase family protein — encoded protein: MPFLDIRLSAPCLPEKVAQTAARMTDLTVEILGKRREVTAAVVQCVATGHWTIGGESLNVAGEGSFFLEANVTAGTNTPAQKAAFVAAAFAAAEAILGRLDAASYVIVREIPAEAWGYQGRTQAARAAQEVEVAA